GATGATCTCGTCGGCGGCGATGCCGGCGACGGGGGAGCCGAGGATGACGCGCGGGCAGTCGCCGCAGGCCTCCTGCGTCGAGAGGCCGACCGACTCCAGCCGGTCCCAGATCTCCGGCATGTCCTCGACGCGGATCCAGTGGTACTGGACGTTCTGGCGGTCGGTGAGGTCGGCCGTGTCGCGTCCGAACTCCGTCGAGATGCCGGCGACCGTCCGCAGCTGCTCGAGGTCGAGCTGGCCGCCGTCGATGCGGACACGAAGCATGAAGTAGGAGTCCTCGAGCTCCTCCGGCTCCAGCGTCGCGGTCTTGCCGCCGTCGATGCCGGGCTTGCGCTGGGTGTAGAGACCCCACCAGCGGAAGCGGCCCCGGAGGTCGGCCTTGTCGATCGAGTCGAAGCCGCCGTGAGCGTAGATGTTCTCGATCCGTGCACGCACGTTGAGCGGGTTGTCGTCCTTCTTGGACTGCTCGTTGGCGTTGAGGGGCTCGCGGTACCCGAGGGCCCACTGGCCCTCGCCCTTCTTACGTCGGGGGCGCGCAGCGCGTACGGGGGCGTCGGTGGTCGCAGTCATGGGGCGTCCTGTCGAAGAATGCTCGAGAAGAGGGAAGCTGACGGTCGTGCCGGCACTCAGAGGCCGGGAGGCAAGATCAGGCGCAACGACACATCATGCTGCGCATACGACCGAAGTCCACGTGGCGACGGGCCGCCAGGTGTGTGGTCTGCGCTGTGAGCATGGTCGTAAGTCTGTGCCGCACAGGCGCTCGAGGGCAATGGCAAGTCTTGCGATGTGAGACATCACGCCACATCGTGAGACGGCTCGTTTCGCAGATCCCGCCGTTCCGGGGATCTGGGGGGGTCGGTGTGACCGCAGCCACAAAGCCCGGTACGCAATCAGCACCGGTGAATGAAACCCGTCCGGACGTCGATCGGACGCGTTCGTCCGGTCGGCCTAGCGTTTGCGCATGGTCGCAGTCTCGCGCACGTTCACCGTCGACACGCCCCTGAGCGATGTCTTCTCCTACCTCAGCGACTTCACGAGCACCGAGCAGTGGGACCCAGGGACGGTGGAGACCACCCGCGTCTCGGGCGACGGAGGAGTCGGTACGCGCTACCGCAACGTCTCGCGGTTCCTCGGGAAGTCGGTGGAGCTGACGTACGAGACCACCCGGCTCGAGCCCGACGCGGTCTTCGAGGTCGTCGGCAAGAACGACACCGTGACCACGAGGGACCACATGACGTTCGCGGCGGTCGGCGCGGGGACGCAAGTCAGCTACACCGCCGACTTCGGCTTCCACGGACTCGTCGGCAAGATCCCCGACGCCGTGCTGCGCATCCCGCTGGAGCGGCTCGCGGACAAGACGGTCCGGCAGATGCAGGCGACGCTCGCCGACCTCTGAGGGCCGCGACTGCGCCCGCCGACGTCAGGCGATGACCGGTGTCGCGCGCTCCGCGATCCGTGCAGCGTCGACACCGCGGGGCAGCGTCCCGAACGTGCCCGCCCAGTCTCCCGCGATGCGCGAGGCCACGAACGCGTCCGCGACGGCGTCGTCTCCGTAGCGGATCAGCAGCGACGCCTGCAGGATGGCGGCCATCCGGCCCGCGATGCGACGAGCGCGGAACTCGAGCTCGGTGAGGTCGCTGAGCTCGTTGAGGACGTCGTTGACCGCGGCGTCGAGGCTCGCGTACCGCCCGCGGACCGTGCCGACCTCGTTGAGCCAGGCCTCGAGCGCCTCCGGCTCCCGCTGAAGGGCGCGGAGGACGTCGAGCGCGTTGACGTTGCCGCTGCCCTCCCAGATCGAGTTGAGCGGCGACTCGCGGAACAGCAGCGGCATGCCGGACTCCTCGACGTAGCCGTTGCCGCCGAGCACCTCCAGCGCCTCCGCGACGTGGAAGGGGGTGCGCTTGCAGACCCAGAACTTCGCGATGGGCAGCGCGATCCGGCGCAGCGCCTTCTCGTGCTCGTCGTCGGGCCGCTCCACGCTGGAGGCCATCCGCAGCGCGAGCAGGGTGGCGGCGTCGGACTCCACCGCGAGGTCAGCGAGGACGTTCTGCATCGCCGGCTTCTCCGACAGCAGCCCGCCGAACGCGCTGCGCTGGGAGGCGTGCCAGGTCGCCTCGGCCACCGAGCGCCGCATCAGGGCGGACGAGCCGAGGACGCAGTCGAGCCGCGTCGAGGCGACCATCTCGATGATGGTGCGGACACCGCGGCCCTCGTCACCGAGGCGTACGGCCCAGGTCCCTGCGAACTCCAGCTCGCTGGACGCGTTGGAGCGGTTGCCGAGCTTCTCCTTGAGGCGGACCACCTGCAGCGGGTTGCGAGTGCCGTCGGGGAGCACCCGCGGCACCACGAAGCAGGTCACACCGCCGGGGGCCTGCGCGAGCACCAGGAACAGGTCGTTCATCGGGGCGCTGGTGAACCACTTGTGGCCGTGCAGGACGTACTCGCCGTCGACGTCGGTCGGCGTGGCCGTGGTCACGTTGGTACGGACGTCGGAGCCGCCCTGCTTCTCCGTCATGCCCATGCCGGCGAGGATGCCGCGCTTCTCGGCGGGGTTGCGCAGGCCGAAGTCGTACTCGGTCGAGGCCAGCAGCGGGGTCCACTGCTTCGACTGGGCGTCGTCGGCACGCAGCGCCGGCACCGCCGCGTACGTCATCGTCAACGGGCACCCGTGCCCGGGCTCGTTGTGGGTCCAGGCGATGTACGCGGCGGCGCGGCGCAGGTGCGGCTTCGGCTCCTCGCTGATCCAGGGCGTCGCGTGCAGGCCGAACTGCGTGCCCTTCTCCATCATCCAGTGCCACGACGGGTGGAACTCGATCTCGTCGACCCGGTTGCCGTACCGGTCGACCGGACGCAGGACGGGCTCGTTCTGGTTGGCCAGCATCC
Above is a genomic segment from Mumia sp. Pv4-285 containing:
- a CDS encoding SRPBCC family protein produces the protein MVAVSRTFTVDTPLSDVFSYLSDFTSTEQWDPGTVETTRVSGDGGVGTRYRNVSRFLGKSVELTYETTRLEPDAVFEVVGKNDTVTTRDHMTFAAVGAGTQVSYTADFGFHGLVGKIPDAVLRIPLERLADKTVRQMQATLADL
- a CDS encoding acyl-CoA dehydrogenase family protein, coding for MDPLQRSPHNQPAPLVGYDAVESDAALVDAVRALAGDDADDVLKSLTPVGRLAGSAEAREHGMLANQNEPVLRPVDRYGNRVDEIEFHPSWHWMMEKGTQFGLHATPWISEEPKPHLRRAAAYIAWTHNEPGHGCPLTMTYAAVPALRADDAQSKQWTPLLASTEYDFGLRNPAEKRGILAGMGMTEKQGGSDVRTNVTTATPTDVDGEYVLHGHKWFTSAPMNDLFLVLAQAPGGVTCFVVPRVLPDGTRNPLQVVRLKEKLGNRSNASSELEFAGTWAVRLGDEGRGVRTIIEMVASTRLDCVLGSSALMRRSVAEATWHASQRSAFGGLLSEKPAMQNVLADLAVESDAATLLALRMASSVERPDDEHEKALRRIALPIAKFWVCKRTPFHVAEALEVLGGNGYVEESGMPLLFRESPLNSIWEGSGNVNALDVLRALQREPEALEAWLNEVGTVRGRYASLDAAVNDVLNELSDLTELEFRARRIAGRMAAILQASLLIRYGDDAVADAFVASRIAGDWAGTFGTLPRGVDAARIAERATPVIA